Proteins from a genomic interval of Mesobacillus sp. S13:
- a CDS encoding PIN/TRAM domain-containing protein — MLRRIIQACFLIIGGTLGIFLIPDLLSLMNAGDMTLINNPYVTAVLGALIFYLLTFWAVDPVTNFVKWAEESLIKAPITDVLFGSVGLFFGLLVAFLVGFALNAIQVPVVNTVAPTLLTLLFGYLGFQVGFKKRDELLGLFSRSKKKGTEEEVEKESRAREWKILDTSVIIDGRVADICQTGFLEGTIVIPQFVLEELQHIADSSDVLKRNRGRRGLDILNRIQKELKIKVEIYEGDFDDIQEVDSKLVKLAKLTNGVVVTNDFNLNKVCELQKVAVLNINDLANAVKPVVLPGEELSIQVIKDGKEHNQGIAYLDDGTMIVVEEGRDYIGKRIDVLVTSVLQTSAGRMIFAKPKQLEKSIIS; from the coding sequence ATGTTAAGACGTATCATTCAAGCCTGCTTCCTGATTATCGGGGGAACGCTTGGTATATTCTTAATTCCTGATTTATTATCATTAATGAACGCGGGAGACATGACTCTCATCAATAATCCTTATGTTACTGCTGTTTTAGGCGCACTTATTTTTTATCTTCTTACTTTTTGGGCTGTAGATCCTGTGACCAATTTTGTGAAGTGGGCTGAAGAGTCACTGATCAAGGCACCGATAACTGACGTCCTGTTTGGAAGTGTTGGCCTCTTCTTTGGTTTGCTGGTGGCATTCTTAGTTGGATTTGCCCTTAATGCAATCCAGGTGCCTGTTGTGAATACAGTTGCACCGACGCTCCTGACACTTTTATTTGGTTATCTTGGTTTCCAGGTCGGTTTCAAAAAGCGAGATGAACTGCTGGGTTTATTTTCACGCTCAAAGAAAAAGGGCACTGAAGAAGAAGTGGAAAAGGAAAGTCGTGCAAGAGAGTGGAAGATTCTCGATACAAGTGTGATTATTGATGGCAGGGTGGCAGATATCTGCCAGACTGGATTCCTTGAAGGGACCATTGTCATTCCGCAATTTGTCCTGGAAGAATTACAGCATATTGCTGATTCATCTGACGTGTTGAAGCGAAATCGCGGGCGCCGCGGATTGGACATCCTTAACCGTATTCAAAAGGAACTTAAGATTAAGGTTGAAATTTACGAAGGTGATTTTGATGATATCCAGGAAGTCGACAGCAAGCTTGTGAAGCTGGCAAAGCTGACAAATGGTGTTGTTGTCACAAATGATTTCAATCTGAACAAAGTGTGTGAATTGCAGAAGGTTGCTGTCCTGAATATCAATGACCTTGCCAATGCGGTGAAACCAGTCGTCCTTCCTGGAGAAGAATTGAGCATCCAGGTAATCAAGGATGGCAAGGAACATAATCAGGGCATTGCTTACCTGGATGACGGCACAATGATCGTCGTCGAAGAAGGCCGTGATTATATCGGAAAGCGCATTGATGTGCTTGTGACAAGTGTGTTGCAAACATCAGCTGGCAGGATGATTTTCGCAAAGCCAAAACAGTTGGAAAAAAGCATAATCAGTTGA
- the disA gene encoding DNA integrity scanning diadenylate cyclase DisA → MEHRELEEQELGEILQFIAPGTPLRAGIDNVLRAKTGGLIVFGYNEKVKNLVDGGFEINCRFSPSYLYELAKMDGAIILNETGSKILFANAQLAPDTGVPSTETGMRHRTAERVARQTKALVIAISQRRNVITLYQGNLRYAMQEIGVILTKANQAIQTLEKYKVVLEQSITNLGILEFEDLVTYNDLLQVIHRFEMVLRIKTELLTYLSELGLEGRLIRLQMQELLSEMEREALLVIKDYSAEQEVRADVVMARFQELSKAGVIEDSAILKLLGHQGYVHMDEFICPRGYRMLNKIPRLPMIITENLIKRFGKFTKMIAASVAELDDVEGIGEVRARKIKEGFKLIRDQLMADRQM, encoded by the coding sequence TTGGAACATAGAGAGCTTGAGGAACAAGAGTTAGGTGAAATCCTTCAATTTATCGCTCCAGGTACACCTCTAAGGGCTGGAATCGATAATGTGCTCCGGGCCAAGACAGGCGGATTGATTGTGTTTGGATACAATGAAAAGGTCAAAAACCTGGTGGATGGCGGATTTGAAATCAACTGCAGGTTCAGTCCCAGCTATCTTTATGAACTGGCGAAGATGGATGGCGCGATCATCTTAAACGAGACTGGCAGCAAAATATTATTCGCCAACGCCCAGTTAGCGCCGGATACGGGAGTACCCTCGACTGAGACAGGGATGAGGCACAGGACAGCGGAACGGGTGGCGAGGCAAACAAAAGCACTCGTCATCGCGATTTCCCAGCGAAGGAATGTCATCACCCTGTATCAGGGGAACCTTCGTTATGCCATGCAGGAAATCGGGGTTATCCTAACGAAGGCGAACCAGGCCATCCAGACGTTGGAAAAGTATAAGGTCGTGCTTGAACAAAGCATCACCAACCTGGGAATCCTCGAGTTTGAAGATCTTGTAACCTATAATGACTTGCTTCAGGTGATCCATCGCTTTGAAATGGTGCTGAGAATCAAAACGGAGCTTTTGACGTATTTGAGTGAACTTGGATTAGAAGGGCGGCTGATCCGTCTGCAAATGCAGGAACTGTTATCCGAAATGGAAAGGGAAGCATTGCTTGTCATCAAAGATTATTCTGCGGAACAGGAAGTAAGGGCAGATGTTGTGATGGCCCGGTTCCAGGAACTTTCAAAAGCCGGAGTCATCGAGGATTCAGCCATCCTCAAGCTGCTCGGCCATCAGGGATATGTGCATATGGATGAGTTTATCTGTCCTAGAGGTTATCGGATGCTGAATAAGATTCCGCGTCTGCCGATGATCATCACGGAGAATTTGATCAAACGTTTTGGCAAATTCACCAAAATGATTGCAGCTTCCGTCGCAGAGCTGGACGATGTAGAGGGCATTGGTGAGGTAAGAGCGCGGAAAATCAAGGAAGGCTTCAAACTCATCAGGGACCAGCTGATGGCAGACCGTCAAATGTAA